In Candidatus Nealsonbacteria bacterium, the sequence TATTCAGTCAAAACCAAAAGGCACTGGTAATGCCATTTACCAGGCCAAAAAATTGATAAAAGAGAATTTTATTGTTTTGGGCCCCCATAAAATTGATTTAGACAGCTATCTTCCCCTTCTCTTAAAAAAGTTTAAAAAAAATCCTCATAAAGTAATTCTTCTGGGGGTAAAAACTACTCAACCTTGGGACTTTGGAATTTTAAAATTTAAAAAAAGGAAAGTTTTAAAAATTGAGGAAAATCCTTCAAAAGGAAGGGAGCCTTCAGATATTAAGGCTACCGAAACATATATTTTTCCTCGCATTTTTTTTGATTACTACCAAAGAGTGCAAAAGAGGGAAGAAAGTCTTATAGACGTCATAAATCTTTTAATTAAAGAAAAGGGAATAGAATTAGTTTTATTAAAAGAAGAAGCAACTTCTCTAAAATACCCCTGGGAACTTTTAAACGCTAATGAGTATTTGTTAAAAAAGATTAAAACAGAATTGAAGGGAAAAATTGAGAAAAATTGTAAGATTTCAAGGCCTTCAATAATTAGAAAAGAAAGTTTATTAAAAAGCGGAACTTATATTAAAGGCCCTGTCTATATTGGGAAAAATTGTCAGATTGGACCCAATTGTTATATAAGAGGTTTCACTAGTATTGGAGATAATTGCCAAATTGGGAATGGAGTTGAAATTAAAAATTCAATTATTGGAAATAATACAGATGTTTCCCATTTAAGCTATATTGGAGATTCAGTTATAGGCCAGAATTGTAATTTGGGAGCAGGAACCATTACAGCCAATTTTCGTTTTGATAAAAAATCAATTGCTTCTACAGTTAAGAAAAAATTAATTGACACCAAAAAAAGAAAATTTGGTTGCGTTTTAGGAAATAATACTAAAACAGGAATTAATGTTTCTTTGATGCCGGGAATATTAATTGGTTCTAATTGTATTATTGGACCCGGTTCTTTGGTAATGGAAAACGTTGAAGATAATACAATTTTTTATACGAAGTTTAAAGGAATTAAAAAATGAAGACCAAAAAACAAAAATCTAGTCCTGAGAAAGAGAAACAAATCAAAGGAGCTTGTTTTGAGCGAGTAAAGCGAGTCGAAGGATATGTAATTGGAGTCGATGGAGGAGGAACAAAAACAATTGCTGTTTTAGCTAATTTAGAGGGAAGGATTTTAAAAATTGCAAGAGCAGGTTCTTCAAGCCCGAGAAATGTGGGAATTAAAAAAGCAACAGACAACGTTGCTAAAGCAATAAATAAACTTTTAAAACAAAAAAAAGATGCAAAAATTATTTCTACTTTTATTGGATTACCTGCTGTAGCCGAGGAATTTAAATCTAAAAAGAAAGAAATAAAAAAAGAAATTTCAAAGAAAGTTCCAGAAATTTTTAAAGGAAAAGTAGAAATTGGTTCTGACCAGGAAGTAGCTTTCAGATCGGGTAGCGAC encodes:
- a CDS encoding NTP transferase domain-containing protein produces the protein MQAVILAAGESSRFWPFNYQHKSLFKIMGRSLIWYTIENLRKNGIKDVIVVQGVKRDVERELKKYQTKAKIRYVIQSKPKGTGNAIYQAKKLIKENFIVLGPHKIDLDSYLPLLLKKFKKNPHKVILLGVKTTQPWDFGILKFKKRKVLKIEENPSKGREPSDIKATETYIFPRIFFDYYQRVQKREESLIDVINLLIKEKGIELVLLKEEATSLKYPWELLNANEYLLKKIKTELKGKIEKNCKISRPSIIRKESLLKSGTYIKGPVYIGKNCQIGPNCYIRGFTSIGDNCQIGNGVEIKNSIIGNNTDVSHLSYIGDSVIGQNCNLGAGTITANFRFDKKSIASTVKKKLIDTKKRKFGCVLGNNTKTGINVSLMPGILIGSNCIIGPGSLVMENVEDNTIFYTKFKGIKK